GATTGAATCTATCAGCGCTGCATCAAACATTAATTCGCATTCCCTTCTGCAACGGCAACCGTTTCATCCGTAGGTTGCAATGCATCTGCATGATCGGACGCGTGCTCACGAGCGATACTTCTTCGACGCTTCTTGAAATTCGGCAAAGTGACCCTGAATACGATCAGGATAATTACGACACCTTGGATCACGGAGGCGATCTGCGGCGACATACCTAGTCCGCGACTCATCGCACTTGCGCCCGCCATGATCGCGCCGAAGAATGCTCCAGCAGCAAGGACGGCAAACGGACGATACATCGCAAGCAATGCGACCATGAGCCCTGTCCAGGCATAGCCCGAAGACAGCAAGGCTCCGTCAATCAATCGCGTCTCTGGCGCTCCGATCGTCAGAAGTACTCCAACAAGACCGGCGATGCCACCAGAGAGCGTCATGACCTGGAGTGTCAGTTTCCGTTCGTGACCGCCACCATATTCGATGAATCTGGGATTTATTCCATTGATCCCCGATTCGTAGCCGAAGATGGTGTTCCTATTAACGTAGGCCATCCCGACAACAACCAGCAGGATGATGACGAAAGACCAATTGATTGAACTACCGATCGTTGAAACCAAGTTGCCTCGACCCAGACCGTTAGATACCGATTGACCGAGCCCAGAGTTTAATGGCAACAACATCGGAATCTGCACGTCGAGCCGGATTTGTTCGGTCGCTACCATCTGTGACGTCTGATCCTTCAAGGGGTATCGGATCATCCAAGAGGAGAAGAATCTTGCCGGGTAGGACAGTAGGAGCGAGGTGATAAGAATTGGCACCCCAGGCCAGAACTGTAGTACCGCCGACACCAACGCCCACAGAGCGCCCCCCGCGATTCCTCCTAGAATTGCGCATATCATAACGATAATTCCGGGTCCCGGCATATATAGCGCAACTATGCCGCCGACCAAGCCACCCATGATCATCTGACCTTCGGTACCGATGTTCAAGATGCCGGATCGAAACGCGACAGCTGTTGCCA
The sequence above is a segment of the Schaalia radingae genome. Coding sequences within it:
- a CDS encoding ABC transporter permease, with product MRNNGNAFVRWLTGPIPLSIVLAFVVGAIFILLAGYSPVEAYLTMAEGSILSPSGITNTIQRAIPLVGMAMATAVAFRSGILNIGTEGQMIMGGLVGGIVALYMPGPGIIVMICAILGGIAGGALWALVSAVLQFWPGVPILITSLLLSYPARFFSSWMIRYPLKDQTSQMVATEQIRLDVQIPMLLPLNSGLGQSVSNGLGRGNLVSTIGSSINWSFVIILLVVVGMAYVNRNTIFGYESGINGINPRFIEYGGGHERKLTLQVMTLSGGIAGLVGVLLTIGAPETRLIDGALLSSGYAWTGLMVALLAMYRPFAVLAAGAFFGAIMAGASAMSRGLGMSPQIASVIQGVVIILIVFRVTLPNFKKRRRSIAREHASDHADALQPTDETVAVAEGNAN